One window of Rubrivirga sp. SAORIC476 genomic DNA carries:
- a CDS encoding acyclic terpene utilization AtuA family protein: MSAPLRIASGQGFWGDLQRAPIDQARLGPIDVLVMDYLAEVTMSILQKQKLRDPSKGYARDFVEVVTELAPDIVEKGFKIISNAGGVNPVACAEAIVEGARARGATGLKVAVVTGDDLLERLDDLLARGVELKHMETGQRLAEVRDQIVSANAYLGAQPIAEALAMGADVVVTGRTTDTGLTLAPLVDRFGWDWTDWDKMAAGTVAGHILECGAQSSGGNFTDWRAVPDMARIGFPIAEVSADGTFVVTKHDGTGGLVSRGTVAEQLLYEIGDPTDYITPDVVADFTSIQLEDEGDDRVLVSGIRGAEDTEFLKVSAAYADGWKATSTLVYAWPEAAAKARAAAQILKDRLDALGLEFEEYRAEIIGLNALSETESVDAVAEADLDEVQLRVSVRGQDKAAVEQFGREIAPLILTGPSAVTGFAGGRPRPSEVVAYWPALIPKSEVQTEVRLLEV, translated from the coding sequence ATGTCTGCTCCCCTTCGCATCGCTTCCGGCCAGGGCTTCTGGGGCGACCTCCAGCGCGCCCCCATCGACCAGGCTCGCCTCGGTCCCATCGACGTGCTCGTCATGGACTACCTCGCCGAGGTGACCATGTCGATCCTGCAGAAGCAGAAGCTGCGCGACCCGTCGAAGGGCTACGCCCGCGACTTCGTGGAGGTGGTGACGGAGCTGGCGCCCGACATCGTGGAGAAGGGCTTCAAGATCATCTCCAACGCGGGGGGCGTGAACCCCGTCGCCTGTGCCGAGGCCATCGTGGAGGGCGCGCGGGCGCGCGGCGCGACCGGCCTCAAGGTGGCCGTCGTCACCGGCGACGACCTGCTGGAGCGCCTCGACGACCTCCTCGCGCGCGGCGTCGAGCTGAAGCACATGGAGACCGGGCAGCGGCTCGCGGAGGTCCGCGACCAGATCGTGAGCGCCAACGCCTACCTCGGCGCCCAGCCCATCGCCGAGGCGCTCGCGATGGGCGCCGACGTGGTGGTCACCGGGCGGACCACCGACACCGGCCTCACGCTCGCCCCGCTCGTCGACCGCTTCGGCTGGGACTGGACCGACTGGGACAAGATGGCCGCGGGTACCGTCGCCGGCCACATCCTGGAGTGCGGCGCGCAGTCGTCCGGCGGCAACTTCACCGACTGGCGGGCCGTGCCAGACATGGCGCGCATCGGCTTCCCCATCGCCGAGGTCTCGGCCGACGGCACGTTCGTGGTTACGAAGCACGACGGCACCGGCGGGCTCGTCAGCCGCGGCACGGTCGCCGAGCAGCTCCTCTACGAAATCGGCGACCCGACGGACTACATCACGCCGGACGTGGTGGCGGACTTCACCAGCATCCAGCTGGAGGACGAGGGCGACGACCGGGTTCTCGTGAGCGGCATCCGGGGCGCCGAGGACACCGAGTTCCTCAAGGTCTCGGCCGCCTACGCCGACGGCTGGAAGGCGACCTCGACGCTCGTCTACGCGTGGCCGGAGGCCGCCGCGAAGGCCCGCGCCGCGGCGCAGATCCTCAAGGACCGCCTCGACGCGCTCGGCCTGGAGTTCGAGGAGTACCGCGCTGAGATCATCGGGCTGAACGCGCTTTCGGAGACCGAGTCGGTCGACGCGGTCGCCGAGGCGGACCTGGACGAGGTGCAGCTTCGGGTCTCGGTGCGCGGGCAGGACAAGGCCGCCGTCGAGCAGTTCGGGCGCGAGATCGCGCCGCTCATCCTGACCGGCCCCAGCGCTGTGACGGGCTTCGCGGGTGGGCGTCCGCGCCCGAGCGAGGTCGTCGCCTACTGGCCCGCGCTGATTCCGAAGAGCGAGGTCCAGACGGAGGTCCGGCTGCTGGAGGTCTGA
- a CDS encoding response regulator — protein sequence MSAPLAVLLVEDDPTAQSIALSMLRHLGIEADVASDGAQGVRAAAERAYDLILMDIQMPVMDGVEALRAIRSASGGASPRIIAVTEHAQSGLEARMVGIGFDGVAPKPFTVPVLQQAVSPLPKATPTAAPATSSDEGVERLLRDIRAHVRGLLGEDDEAFVADLVDTFADSTRKALHLLDPIVADRDFDALARMAHAIKGSAANVGLATLADAWCRIEEASRNVDATVFAEPLAAALTQTRLAIGLVTVEA from the coding sequence ATGTCCGCGCCCCTGGCCGTCCTCCTCGTCGAAGACGACCCGACCGCCCAGTCCATCGCGCTCTCCATGCTTCGGCACCTCGGCATCGAGGCCGACGTGGCGTCCGACGGGGCACAGGGGGTTCGGGCGGCGGCGGAGCGGGCGTACGACCTGATCCTGATGGACATCCAGATGCCCGTGATGGACGGCGTCGAGGCACTGCGTGCGATCCGGTCCGCCTCGGGCGGCGCTTCGCCTCGCATCATCGCGGTGACCGAGCACGCGCAGTCCGGGCTGGAGGCGCGCATGGTGGGAATCGGGTTCGACGGGGTCGCCCCCAAGCCTTTCACGGTCCCGGTTCTCCAACAGGCCGTGAGCCCGCTGCCAAAGGCGACCCCGACCGCGGCGCCCGCGACCTCCAGCGACGAGGGCGTCGAGCGACTCCTGCGCGACATCCGCGCCCACGTCCGCGGCTTGCTGGGGGAGGACGACGAGGCGTTCGTGGCCGACCTCGTCGACACGTTCGCCGACTCGACTCGAAAGGCCCTGCACCTCCTGGACCCCATCGTGGCGGACCGCGACTTCGACGCGCTGGCCCGCATGGCCCATGCGATCAAGGGGAGCGCTGCCAACGTGGGCCTGGCGACGCTCGCCGACGCGTGGTGCCGCATCGAGGAGGCCTCGCGCAACGTCGACGCCACCGTCTTCGCCGAGCCCCTCGCTGCGGCTCTCACTCAGACCCGCCTGGCCATCGGCCTCGTGACGGTCGAGGCGTGA